A DNA window from Acetobacter ghanensis contains the following coding sequences:
- a CDS encoding type II toxin-antitoxin system VapC family toxin, producing MSGYLLDTNIISDLIRNPAGLASCRIAKENPKTLFTSVIVAAELRYGCAKKGSARLLERVESVLSIIPVLALDVPADGEYGGIRAELEAAGQPIGLNDLLIAAHAYTLNLTLVTDNTREFCRIRGLKVENWLEARPRARARQV from the coding sequence TTGAGCGGATACCTTCTGGATACGAACATCATCAGTGATCTGATTCGTAATCCTGCCGGACTTGCCTCGTGTCGCATTGCAAAAGAAAACCCGAAGACGCTCTTCACCAGCGTAATTGTCGCAGCTGAACTACGTTATGGCTGCGCAAAGAAAGGGTCTGCGAGACTGCTGGAACGGGTCGAGAGCGTTCTGAGCATTATCCCGGTCCTGGCGCTGGATGTACCTGCTGATGGCGAATATGGAGGCATCCGGGCCGAGCTGGAAGCGGCAGGGCAACCAATCGGCCTGAACGATCTACTGATTGCTGCCCACGCCTATACCCTCAACCTCACTTTGGTCACGGATAACACCCGTGAGTTCTGTCGCATCAGGGGGCTGAAGGTTGAAAACTGGCTGGAAGCACGGCCTCGCGCCAGAGCGCGACAAGTCTGA
- a CDS encoding AbrB/MazE/SpoVT family DNA-binding domain-containing protein, with protein MTMPSPSTSRPREVRLFRNNRSQAVRIPVEFELPGDRALIRREGNRLIIEPTERPTTMAGLLALWKSEEPLGPDDQFPAIEDQTASPEDIL; from the coding sequence ATGACAATGCCATCCCCTTCTACATCCCGCCCAAGGGAAGTCCGGTTATTCCGTAACAACCGCAGTCAGGCGGTACGAATTCCTGTTGAGTTTGAGCTGCCAGGAGACCGGGCACTGATCCGGCGTGAAGGCAACCGGCTTATTATCGAGCCGACCGAACGACCGACAACGATGGCCGGGCTTCTGGCTCTATGGAAATCCGAAGAACCACTGGGACCAGATGACCAGTTCCCTGCTATCGAAGATCAGACTGCCAGTCCGGAGGATATCCTTTGA
- a CDS encoding XRE family transcriptional regulator: MANRKSLASLAEKLSPEARERAVLKARAMSDAMDLAELRRAQVMSQKQIAALLGINQASVAKMEKRTDMYISTLRSYIEAMGGELQIVAKFPAHAVPIRSFSAIATEPDTYSA, encoded by the coding sequence ATGGCAAACCGTAAGTCACTGGCGTCTCTGGCGGAAAAGCTGTCCCCAGAGGCCCGCGAAAGAGCCGTCCTGAAGGCACGCGCCATGTCGGACGCCATGGATCTGGCAGAACTGCGGCGTGCTCAAGTGATGTCGCAGAAGCAGATCGCAGCACTCCTTGGGATAAATCAGGCATCTGTTGCAAAAATGGAAAAGCGTACCGACATGTATATCAGCACGCTCCGCAGCTACATTGAAGCGATGGGCGGAGAACTGCAGATTGTCGCGAAATTTCCAGCACATGCCGTTCCAATCAGAAGCTTCTCTGCGATTGCTACGGAGCCGGATACATATTCTGCCTGA
- a CDS encoding type II toxin-antitoxin system RelE/ParE family toxin — MAWLVEHTNEFELWFDSLSSSEQEDVYASGLLLEQRGPNLRHPMSSGIKGSRHSHMRELRVQSGGKPLRIFYAFDPRRAAILLIGGDKTGHDRFYVNLVPVADDLYDMHLQELEQEKRHGKP; from the coding sequence ATGGCGTGGCTGGTCGAACACACAAACGAGTTCGAACTCTGGTTTGACTCACTGTCCAGCAGCGAGCAGGAGGACGTTTATGCGTCCGGCCTTCTTCTGGAGCAACGCGGTCCCAACCTTAGACACCCTATGTCGTCTGGCATAAAGGGCTCGCGACACAGTCACATGCGTGAATTAAGGGTTCAGAGCGGAGGAAAGCCACTTCGTATCTTTTATGCCTTTGATCCACGTCGCGCTGCGATATTGCTTATCGGCGGCGACAAGACTGGTCACGACCGCTTTTACGTCAATCTGGTGCCGGTGGCGGACGACTTGTACGACATGCACCTACAGGAACTGGAACAGGAGAAGCGACATGGCAAACCGTAA
- a CDS encoding SH3 domain-containing protein translates to MSPAELDRLSAQRQAEIGSRDWGAPVAAAPEAPPLPLKDPATCMSPRTEFETLYAGPSKHAKKIGVALPQLAVTTTTSGEWTRIIRGQGRYAWIPTADVLPWHSTTVTAGTRCTVAGIRPSDGMVVFSYQQ, encoded by the coding sequence ATGTCGCCTGCCGAACTGGATCGGCTTTCAGCCCAACGGCAGGCCGAAATCGGTTCACGCGACTGGGGGGCGCCTGTGGCAGCAGCTCCCGAAGCGCCGCCCTTACCCCTGAAGGATCCCGCCACCTGCATGTCGCCCCGGACTGAGTTCGAAACCCTCTATGCCGGGCCGAGCAAACACGCGAAAAAAATCGGTGTCGCGTTGCCCCAGCTGGCCGTAACGACGACAACATCGGGCGAGTGGACGCGGATCATCCGAGGGCAGGGCCGTTACGCCTGGATCCCGACGGCGGACGTTCTGCCATGGCATTCGACAACCGTCACCGCAGGCACACGCTGCACTGTCGCAGGCATCCGCCCCTCAGATGGCATGGTGGTGTTCTCTTATCAGCAGTGA
- a CDS encoding SH3 domain-containing protein codes for MSIMPKLAVVLLSTGLLVSAAQAQTMSPAELDRLSAQRQAEIGSRDWGAPVAAAPEAPPVPLKDPATCMSPRTEFETLYAGPSKHAKKIGVALPQLAVTTTTSGEWTRIIRGQGRYAWIPTADVLPWHSTTATAGTRCTVAGIRPSDGVVVFSYPGA; via the coding sequence GTGTCGATTATGCCCAAACTGGCCGTTGTCCTGCTTTCCACCGGCCTGCTCGTGTCGGCCGCACAGGCCCAGACGATGTCGCCTGCCGAACTGGATCGGCTTTCAGCCCAACGGCAGGCCGAAATCGGTTCACGCGACTGGGGCGCGCCTGTGGCAGCAGCTCCCGAAGCGCCGCCCGTACCCCTGAAGGATCCCGCCACCTGCATGTCGCCCCGGACTGAGTTCGAAACCCTCTATGCCGGGCCGAGCAAACATGCGAAAAAAATCGGTGTCGCGTTGCCCCAGCTGGCCGTAACGACGACCACATCGGGCGAGTGGACGCGGATCATCCGAGGGCAGGGCCGTTACGCCTGGATCCCGACAGCGGACGTTCTGCCATGGCATTCGACAACCGCCACCGCAGGCACACGCTGCACTGTCGCAGGCATCCGCCCGTCAGACGGTGTTGTCGTGTTTTCTTATCCGGGAGCGTGA
- a CDS encoding RNA-guided endonuclease InsQ/TnpB family protein, producing MIQRKANIYRLYPDAEQRLALARIAGACRAVYNLALEQRRDWWQRHKDRTGKSISFAGQCRELTDLRRDVDWLREAPIHPLQQALRDLDRAYQSFFSGRSGYPSPRRKGQHDSFRFPDPASLRVERTGKKTGRIKLPKLGWVAFRGWYALPGMIRNITLSRRAGQWFASVQWEREVEGPVPSGLPAVGIDMGVAVFAAMSDGETVAPGNFGKKTLRALRKAQRAVSRKKKGSANRRKAVRRVQTLHDRVANARKDFLHKLSTTIAKNHGTVVVEALQVRNMSVSAKGTAEQPGRNVRQKAGLNRSILDQGWRMFRTLLEYKLEERGGRLIEVPAAYTSQTCSGCGRVDPASRASQARFVCTTCGHTENADINAAKNILRRADCPLKPVEGHRIRRPVEAGSIRRAA from the coding sequence ATGATCCAGCGCAAGGCCAACATCTACCGGCTCTACCCGGATGCGGAGCAGAGGCTTGCGCTGGCCCGGATCGCCGGAGCATGTCGCGCGGTCTACAATCTCGCGCTGGAACAGAGGCGGGATTGGTGGCAGCGCCATAAGGATAGAACCGGCAAATCAATTTCGTTTGCCGGTCAATGTCGTGAACTCACCGATCTGCGCCGCGATGTGGACTGGTTGCGCGAAGCGCCGATCCACCCGCTACAACAGGCCCTGCGTGATCTCGACCGCGCCTATCAGAGCTTCTTCTCCGGGCGGTCTGGCTATCCATCGCCCCGTCGAAAGGGCCAGCACGACAGTTTCCGTTTTCCCGATCCGGCCTCGCTGCGTGTAGAGCGGACCGGAAAGAAGACCGGGCGCATCAAGCTCCCCAAACTCGGATGGGTTGCTTTCCGGGGCTGGTATGCTCTGCCCGGTATGATCCGCAACATCACCCTGTCCCGGCGGGCCGGGCAGTGGTTCGCGTCTGTCCAGTGGGAGCGCGAAGTAGAAGGGCCCGTCCCGTCTGGCTTGCCAGCAGTCGGGATCGACATGGGCGTGGCCGTGTTCGCCGCCATGAGTGATGGCGAGACCGTCGCGCCGGGGAACTTCGGCAAAAAGACCCTGCGTGCGCTTCGCAAGGCACAACGGGCCGTCTCCCGCAAAAAGAAGGGCAGCGCCAACAGGCGCAAAGCCGTGCGGCGGGTGCAGACCCTGCACGACCGCGTAGCCAATGCTCGCAAGGATTTCCTCCACAAACTCAGTACGACCATCGCCAAGAACCACGGCACGGTCGTTGTGGAGGCATTGCAGGTGCGGAACATGTCCGTATCCGCCAAAGGCACGGCAGAACAGCCGGGCCGCAATGTCCGGCAGAAGGCCGGGCTCAACCGCAGCATCCTCGATCAGGGCTGGCGAATGTTCCGCACCCTGCTGGAATACAAGCTGGAAGAACGTGGCGGCAGGCTCATTGAGGTGCCAGCCGCCTACACTAGCCAGACCTGTTCGGGCTGCGGGCGTGTGGACCCGGCCAGTAGAGCCAGTCAGGCACGTTTCGTCTGCACTACCTGCGGACACACTGAAAACGCGGACATCAACGCCGCAAAGAACATCCTACGGCGGGCGGACTGCCCGTTGAAGCCTGTGGAGGGACACCGCATCAGGCGGCCCGTTGAAGCAGGAAGCATCAGGAGGGCAGCTTAA
- the tnpA gene encoding IS200/IS605 family transposase, translating into MADDNDYRRGRHCVFALHAHLVFVTKYRRRVFTAAILKDMQIVFEKVCTDFETHLVEFDGEDDHVHLLVHYPPKVALSVLVNSLKGVSSRRLRQMHPTLTSRYWRGVLWSPSYFAASCGGAPLSIIRQYIEQQRTPD; encoded by the coding sequence ATGGCTGATGACAACGATTATAGGCGTGGAAGACACTGTGTTTTTGCGCTTCATGCCCATTTGGTCTTCGTAACAAAATATCGCCGCCGTGTCTTCACCGCCGCGATCCTGAAGGATATGCAAATTGTCTTCGAAAAAGTTTGCACAGACTTCGAAACCCATCTGGTAGAATTCGACGGGGAGGATGATCACGTGCATCTTCTTGTGCACTATCCGCCTAAGGTGGCTTTGTCGGTTCTCGTGAACAGCCTCAAAGGGGTCTCTAGCCGCAGGTTGCGGCAGATGCATCCAACGCTGACGAGCCGCTATTGGCGCGGAGTTCTCTGGTCGCCCAGTTATTTTGCAGCGTCCTGTGGTGGCGCGCCGCTTTCTATCATCCGGCAGTATATCGAACAGCAAAGAACACCTGACTGA
- a CDS encoding ParB/RepB/Spo0J family partition protein yields the protein MAKFKPRSSPFLDRQAAATKTLATPFLRDSQFKHTFEATVADIQPDPQQSRKIFDDDEIVELARSIDSRGLLQPILVRQDDSRPNGWIIVAGERRWRAVSTLGWEYIPAIEYDGDYVSANLVENLLREDLSPVEEARGVQKLISHNGWSQSEAGRQLCIPQSRVNKLIHILDLPHDFLAKAAEKKYHSTRWSRFLVKPNLWFGMR from the coding sequence ATGGCTAAATTTAAACCCAGATCGTCGCCTTTTCTTGACAGGCAGGCTGCGGCGACAAAAACTTTAGCAACACCGTTCCTGCGCGACAGTCAGTTTAAACATACTTTTGAAGCTACAGTAGCGGATATCCAGCCAGATCCGCAGCAGTCGCGAAAGATATTTGACGACGACGAAATTGTCGAACTTGCTCGATCGATAGACTCACGCGGCCTGCTTCAACCAATACTTGTTCGTCAGGATGATAGCCGGCCGAATGGTTGGATAATTGTGGCAGGCGAGCGACGCTGGCGTGCAGTTTCGACGCTCGGCTGGGAGTATATTCCAGCAATAGAATATGATGGAGACTATGTTAGCGCCAATTTAGTGGAAAATCTGTTGCGTGAAGATCTGTCTCCGGTAGAGGAGGCGCGAGGCGTTCAAAAGCTAATTTCCCACAATGGATGGTCACAAAGTGAAGCGGGGCGACAACTATGCATTCCCCAGTCTCGGGTAAATAAGCTCATTCATATACTTGATCTTCCACACGATTTCCTAGCGAAGGCTGCTGAAAAAAAATACCACTCAACACGTTGGTCGCGATTTCTCGTGAAACCCAACCTCTGGTTCGGGATGAGATGA
- a CDS encoding AAA family ATPase, translated as MHVFKEYRDRLSLSQSQLKDLLNERLNRNYDRHTISRWENGKQPIPADVANELEALVNRAPRETTVISFANQKGGVGKTTSALNIAFALTRLNFRVLLIDADPQASATSALVGSDIVSLYRNKKTLDAALLKDEPVTNIILPKDYELTDERSLPFSLICSHIDLAEVDVRREPGTEGLLREAIAKIKADYDYIIIDSPPHLGFLTWMALTAAHLVYIPVRTEPYDVMGVNLILDTIAKVNRRSNPRLRVGGVIPTQFSATQYVDVGIVNHLISALAGRAEILEPVPNSTAYSNAAWESKIPAEVAPRNPAVQPYIRLAEAISTKRQPIIAAQIIEQLGNVGEGNG; from the coding sequence ATGCACGTATTCAAAGAATATAGAGATCGGCTGTCCCTCTCTCAATCACAGCTAAAAGATCTCCTAAACGAACGCTTAAACCGGAATTATGACAGGCATACCATTTCCCGGTGGGAAAATGGAAAACAACCTATCCCGGCTGACGTAGCAAACGAACTGGAGGCACTAGTAAACAGAGCTCCTCGCGAAACTACAGTAATCTCGTTTGCTAACCAAAAAGGTGGTGTCGGCAAAACTACCAGCGCTTTAAATATTGCTTTTGCACTCACACGTTTGAATTTTCGTGTTCTTCTAATTGATGCAGATCCCCAAGCGAGCGCAACATCAGCTCTAGTCGGATCAGATATTGTATCCTTGTATCGAAACAAGAAAACTTTAGACGCAGCTCTCCTTAAGGACGAGCCAGTAACCAACATAATCCTACCAAAAGATTACGAATTAACAGATGAGCGGTCGCTACCATTTTCCTTAATATGTAGCCATATTGATCTAGCTGAAGTGGATGTCCGTCGTGAGCCTGGTACCGAAGGCCTGCTCCGTGAGGCGATTGCGAAAATCAAGGCGGATTATGACTATATCATAATTGACAGTCCTCCTCATCTTGGCTTTCTAACGTGGATGGCTCTTACTGCAGCCCACCTAGTCTACATCCCAGTAAGAACCGAGCCTTACGATGTAATGGGCGTAAATCTAATCTTGGATACGATTGCCAAAGTTAATCGCCGTTCGAACCCAAGACTGCGCGTCGGCGGTGTGATTCCAACACAATTTTCAGCTACCCAGTATGTCGATGTTGGTATCGTAAATCATTTGATTTCGGCTCTAGCTGGGAGAGCTGAAATCCTTGAGCCTGTTCCAAACAGTACCGCATACAGTAATGCCGCGTGGGAATCAAAAATACCGGCAGAAGTTGCCCCCCGTAACCCAGCTGTGCAGCCTTATATTCGCCTAGCTGAAGCCATTTCCACAAAGAGACAGCCCATTATTGCGGCACAAATTATCGAACAGCTTGGTAACGTAGGAGAAGGTAATGGCTAA
- a CDS encoding replication protein RepA, which produces MAEIHQMLLQYGVEETRRILASSKNDRNCVDAAHAILTDETQDIGIAHAGFAMAALPHKKTASPVWEKDGGPVKLLVESGLDSNKTPIGVPYGSVARLILLYLQTQAVKHKSREIELGASMNAWLAAMNLSVGGKTYQLVREQSRRISRCRLTFFRTEGGAQFVSNGAFVRDAIFPIDDSKTNQKSLWLDVVRLDESFYQSLIDHPLPLREIAIKQISTRSLAIDLYIWLAYRLHILTQPLHISWAALKSQFGPEYKELRFFRRDIMPSLNLALSVYPEAIVRIDEKTGITLHPSPSPVQPRLYPVSATPRLSTRD; this is translated from the coding sequence ATGGCTGAAATCCATCAGATGCTCCTACAGTATGGCGTGGAAGAAACGCGGCGCATTCTTGCTTCAAGTAAGAATGATAGGAACTGTGTGGACGCAGCACACGCGATCCTGACCGACGAGACACAAGACATCGGAATCGCGCATGCAGGTTTTGCGATGGCAGCTTTGCCGCATAAAAAAACTGCGTCCCCCGTCTGGGAAAAAGACGGCGGCCCCGTTAAATTGCTCGTAGAAAGCGGTCTAGATTCTAATAAAACTCCCATTGGAGTACCATATGGATCGGTTGCGCGCCTAATACTGCTCTATCTACAGACACAGGCAGTTAAACACAAAAGTAGAGAAATAGAGTTAGGCGCTTCAATGAATGCCTGGCTCGCTGCAATGAATTTATCTGTAGGTGGGAAAACATATCAACTGGTCCGTGAACAAAGTAGACGTATTAGCCGGTGCAGACTTACGTTTTTTCGAACAGAAGGCGGGGCACAGTTTGTAAGTAACGGCGCTTTTGTTCGAGACGCCATATTTCCTATCGACGACTCAAAAACAAATCAGAAGTCTCTGTGGCTTGACGTTGTGCGGCTTGACGAATCTTTTTATCAATCTCTGATTGATCATCCGTTACCACTGCGGGAAATTGCTATTAAACAAATTTCTACACGGTCACTAGCAATAGACTTGTATATCTGGCTAGCATATAGACTGCATATTCTTACGCAGCCATTACACATATCCTGGGCAGCTCTAAAAAGCCAATTCGGACCAGAATACAAAGAACTGAGATTCTTTAGGCGTGACATTATGCCGTCGTTAAATTTGGCATTATCGGTGTATCCAGAAGCAATCGTTCGAATTGACGAAAAAACAGGCATCACTCTCCATCCGTCACCTTCCCCAGTTCAACCACGGCTCTATCCGGTTTCAGCAACGCCGCGACTTTCCACACGGGATTGA
- a CDS encoding site-specific integrase, giving the protein MQVEVVVHGRKDRVLATLFERCDRTTRHRLDEAGSAADTLPEILAAARLSPGLELRLSGISLSGNKTDDLVIAHDVPFAARARALAAERIGVAPDDPSLAIVLHLSSVPYFLARYRQAHRDTIVQSDASPPLPSPAGQTPGVIIRWFDASLGRAVPQRDGSLETARDSASAYALQAKADNTRKAYRAGVRAWCSWADRHALPCLPARSADIAAFLADERGRGLAPSTLELRRAAITYLHRLAGCSVPTADAAIGETMTGIRRAAARDGFTPRRKAAATLDVLATIINAIDLSKLSGIRDRALLLMGFYGAFRRSELASIEIRHVALVSKGLLVTLPQSKGDRQGKGVEIALPYTKDQYCPVKAYEAWLVVSGIQDGAVFRRIRKEGTAAVEGDIRAVGLQPLADRSIARIIQARASAAGLDGKAFGGHSLKRGALTTGMDAGAHPVKLKRLARHATYAALGDYLELGDPFDGHALHRGTPPLTSLSN; this is encoded by the coding sequence ATGCAGGTTGAAGTTGTTGTCCACGGCCGAAAAGATCGGGTTTTAGCTACTCTGTTCGAGCGGTGTGACCGGACTACCCGACACCGTCTGGACGAGGCAGGTTCAGCAGCCGACACACTGCCGGAAATTCTTGCTGCTGCCCGCCTCTCCCCAGGACTGGAACTGCGCTTGTCTGGTATCTCCCTCTCAGGAAATAAGACCGACGATCTGGTAATTGCTCATGACGTGCCGTTCGCTGCCCGTGCCCGTGCACTGGCCGCAGAGCGGATCGGTGTGGCTCCAGATGATCCCTCACTGGCTATCGTGCTGCATCTCAGTTCAGTTCCGTATTTTCTGGCGCGTTACAGGCAAGCACACAGGGACACTATCGTACAGTCTGACGCGTCCCCTCCCCTGCCCTCTCCTGCGGGTCAGACGCCCGGCGTCATTATCCGATGGTTTGACGCCTCTCTTGGAAGGGCCGTCCCGCAACGCGATGGCTCTCTTGAAACCGCGCGTGATAGTGCCTCAGCTTACGCTTTGCAGGCCAAGGCAGATAATACACGCAAAGCCTATCGCGCTGGTGTCCGGGCATGGTGTTCCTGGGCGGATCGTCATGCCCTTCCCTGCCTCCCTGCGCGTTCGGCCGACATTGCCGCATTCCTGGCAGACGAAAGAGGTAGGGGTCTTGCGCCCTCAACATTGGAGTTGCGACGGGCCGCTATTACCTATCTTCACCGTCTGGCAGGTTGCAGCGTGCCCACGGCAGATGCCGCTATTGGCGAAACCATGACTGGCATCAGGCGCGCCGCCGCAAGGGATGGCTTTACACCGCGCCGCAAAGCCGCCGCAACGCTGGACGTGCTGGCAACAATCATCAATGCGATAGACCTGAGCAAGTTATCCGGGATACGGGACCGGGCTTTACTCCTCATGGGGTTTTATGGCGCTTTCCGGCGTTCGGAGCTGGCCAGCATCGAGATCCGCCACGTGGCTTTGGTCAGTAAGGGCCTGCTTGTCACCCTTCCCCAGTCCAAGGGAGATAGACAGGGTAAAGGCGTTGAAATCGCCCTCCCCTACACCAAAGATCAGTATTGCCCGGTAAAGGCATACGAGGCCTGGTTGGTCGTGTCAGGCATACAGGACGGAGCTGTTTTCCGCCGCATCCGCAAAGAGGGCACGGCAGCCGTTGAAGGCGACATTCGCGCAGTCGGGCTGCAGCCTCTGGCAGATCGCTCTATCGCCCGGATCATCCAGGCACGTGCCAGCGCTGCCGGGCTGGATGGAAAGGCCTTCGGCGGGCATAGCCTGAAACGGGGAGCGTTGACGACAGGAATGGATGCTGGTGCGCACCCCGTTAAACTCAAGCGCCTGGCCCGACATGCGACATACGCTGCTCTGGGGGACTACCTTGAATTGGGCGATCCGTTTGATGGGCATGCACTACATCGGGGCACACCACCTCTAACCTCACTGTCAAACTAA
- a CDS encoding ISL3 family transposase has product MSRLRSLDLPRSLVVRRVVALDNRVEIEVGLRKRSAVCPDCQCPTQRIHSFYQRKLADLPWQGRPATLIVSVPRFFCQTMLCPRRTFVMPLEGITVRHGRQTTRLADLHYYIAHTLGGSAGARMTVRLCCPISADTLVRRLLSRVQNTTKGTALTRVVGVDDWAWRRGHHYGTIVVDLEKNDVIDLLPDRRAETLTQWLQVHPGIEIIARDRAGTYADGCRRGAPSALQVTDRWHLLKNLSDAFVSILDRFTTTVRTLTRQMNVSTVVSKISETIRAHPEEAQAVVRSASGERRDILFKEALALKAAGHSIQAIATTIGVERKTVRRWFQRGHAPPWKRTVPSRSILVPYTAYLEKRWSEGCRNSRQLWRELLEQGFAGQYGTVWKWVATRQGCSAKPVPSAHVVAPRGRRLARLLLAEDPLSAGQEGLLVPALLEAEPHLAVTLCWLRKMQTLLCKRGDTCTGGDLKALLEEGKTTLLSRLIPALERDAAAIEASLVTPWTTSPVEGQISRLKMIKRTMFGRAGFELLRARVLQPA; this is encoded by the coding sequence GTGTCACGCCTTCGGTCTCTTGATCTTCCCCGTTCCCTCGTCGTTCGTCGTGTTGTTGCACTGGATAACAGAGTGGAGATCGAAGTCGGTCTGCGAAAACGGAGTGCAGTGTGTCCGGACTGTCAGTGCCCGACACAACGCATTCACAGTTTCTATCAGAGAAAACTCGCGGATCTTCCATGGCAGGGCCGTCCAGCCACGCTGATCGTTTCTGTGCCGCGCTTTTTCTGCCAGACGATGCTTTGTCCACGTCGGACGTTTGTCATGCCCCTTGAGGGGATAACCGTGCGTCATGGCAGACAGACCACACGTCTTGCCGATCTTCATTATTATATCGCCCACACCCTGGGCGGTTCCGCTGGAGCACGAATGACCGTGCGCCTGTGTTGCCCCATCAGCGCGGATACTCTTGTCCGCCGTCTTCTCTCACGTGTGCAGAACACCACAAAAGGCACGGCCCTTACACGTGTGGTGGGGGTGGATGACTGGGCATGGCGGCGGGGACATCACTATGGAACGATTGTGGTCGATCTTGAGAAAAACGATGTCATTGACCTCCTGCCAGATCGGCGGGCTGAGACCCTGACCCAATGGCTGCAGGTCCACCCCGGTATTGAAATCATTGCCAGAGACCGTGCCGGTACTTATGCAGACGGATGCCGCAGAGGCGCACCATCCGCTCTTCAGGTGACAGACCGCTGGCATCTGCTGAAGAACCTGTCAGACGCTTTTGTCAGCATTCTGGACCGTTTTACGACGACTGTCAGGACCCTGACACGACAGATGAACGTATCAACGGTCGTAAGCAAAATATCTGAAACAATCAGAGCGCATCCAGAAGAGGCGCAGGCGGTCGTCAGGTCAGCCTCTGGGGAACGGCGTGACATTCTTTTCAAGGAAGCTCTTGCCCTGAAAGCAGCGGGACACAGCATTCAGGCTATCGCCACAACGATCGGGGTAGAGAGAAAAACCGTGCGGCGCTGGTTTCAGCGGGGCCATGCACCACCATGGAAAAGAACGGTTCCGTCACGCAGCATACTCGTGCCTTACACAGCCTACCTGGAAAAGAGATGGTCCGAAGGATGTCGCAATAGTCGTCAGCTATGGCGGGAACTCCTGGAGCAGGGCTTTGCAGGACAATATGGCACCGTCTGGAAATGGGTGGCGACGCGACAGGGATGTTCCGCGAAACCCGTTCCTTCCGCGCATGTCGTTGCACCTCGGGGACGCAGACTTGCGCGGCTTCTCCTCGCAGAGGATCCGTTATCTGCCGGACAGGAGGGACTGCTGGTTCCTGCCCTTCTGGAAGCTGAACCGCACCTTGCCGTCACACTCTGCTGGCTCAGGAAAATGCAGACCCTGCTCTGTAAAAGGGGTGACACCTGCACGGGAGGCGATCTGAAGGCTCTGCTGGAAGAAGGAAAGACGACGCTGCTGTCACGTCTGATTCCCGCGCTTGAACGGGATGCGGCTGCCATTGAAGCGTCTCTTGTCACACCTTGGACAACCAGCCCGGTTGAAGGACAGATCAGCCGACTGAAAATGATCAAGCGAACCATGTTCGGAAGAGCAGGCTTCGAACTCCTCAGGGCGCGTGTCCTTCAGCCCGCATAA